Genomic DNA from Dehalococcoidia bacterium:
TCGATCGCCTTGCCCGGCTGGTGCACGAGCTGGCGACGGCGATCGCGGCAGCGGGCGCCGCGGCCGCGGCGGCGCCGCGCCGCGTCTTCATCTTCTGCCAGTACGGCCTGAACCGCAGCGGCCTCGTCACCGGCTTGCTGCTGAGGGCCCTGGGCGAAGCCGCTGCCGATGCCGTTGCGGGTGTGCGCCTGGCGAGGCCGGGATCGCTGAACAATCTCACCTTCAGCCGTCTGATCGCGGAGTGGCGCTGCCCCGATGTCCGCCCCGGCCCGGCTACGTCCGCGTCCAGGTAATGACCCCGCCTTCTTCGCCGGAATCGTGCATCTCCAGCCGCCCCAGTTCCTGTAGATATTCCAGGTGGGCGAGGGTCTCGCCCACCGCCGAGCGCTGCATGAAGGGCTCAAAGTCGGCCAGCATCCCGGTCGTCCACCGCACGCGCGAGGCGACTTCCCAGGCGGTAGCGCCATCTCCGACGCAGCGCTCCATCTCCGCCAGCCGCTCGTCGTGGTGGTGGCGGATCTCGGCGATGCGCCCCTTGAGGTCGCGGGTATCGAACTCGTGCGCGGGCAGCAGGATCTCGACGTCCAGCGCAGCAACGGTGTCCAGTGACTTGATGTAGTCGGAGAGCGGATTGCCGCTGGTCTGCGCGTGGCGTGAAACGTTGGGCGTGATTGTGGGCAGAACGTGGTCACCGCTCATCAGCAACTTGCGGTTCGGCTCGTAGAGGCAGATGTGCCCCGGCGCGTGGCCCGGCGTCCAGATGACTTCGAGCTCGAAGTCGCCGACCTTCAGCCGTTCACCGCCGACCAGCGAGACATCGGGCTGCCGGGCCGAGACCTTGTCCAGCATGCCCATCGAGCCGCGCGCCATGTCCGGCGCCGTCAGCCGCGGCACGCCGTGGCGCTCCATCCAGCCCTCCATCTGGTTGATCAGCGGCTGCGGCTGCAGGTAGCGGCTCTGGATGACCTCGGCCTCCTTCTCGTGCATCAGCACGCGGCCGCCGGATTCGTCGGCCAGCCGCCCGGTCAGGCCGAAATGATCCGGGTGCACGTGGGTGACGATCAACTGCCGCAGGTCGCGCGGGCGGGCGCCGTGCTCGGCCATGCCGTCGCACAGGGCGTCATAGGCAGCGTCGGTGTTCCAGCCGTTATCGATCAGCGCCGTATCACTGCCGCTGCGCACCAGGTAGGGCAGGACGTAGGGCAACGACTTGATCCAGCGCGGCTTGCGGCCGAGGTCGCTGCGGTACTCCTTCGCCTCAGCGTAGCTGACCTTCGGAAACGGCGTGACGAGCTGGTAAACCCCTTCAATAATCTGCACAGTCTGCTCCTTCAGGCCGTCGACGCTGCCCGGAGGCCGTCGCCGCGGCCGCTACCAATCCCCTTCTATCACTCATCGGCGGCGCGACGCCACTTTTGTACGTGACGTGGTCACCTGCCGGATTCTCGGTTCGCGATACAATCGTGCAACCCGGATGCGCGAAACGAGTCCGCTGCGTAGAATGGACGGCGCCGGAGGCACCGGATGGAGCCGGGCCGCGCTGATGCCCCCGCGCGGCCGCAATGCGATGAACCGCCTGCGAATCGTTTGCGCCTGTTCCGCCGCGCTGATCGCGCTCACCGCGAGCGCCGGCCTGGCCGCGGCAATCTTCGATCACGCCGCCCCCGGCCCGGAGCAGGTGTTGCAGGCCGGCCCAGCCGAAGTCGATATCTACACGAAGCGCCCCACCAGTCCGCAGCCGGACGGCACGCAGCTGATCGTGCAAGACGGAGATGGCCGGCGCGTGGACCGGGGCGATGCGGCCGTCGATCCGGCCGACCACAGTCACTTCCGTGCTTCGCTGCAGCCGAACCTGGCGCCGGGTCGCTACGTTGTCACCTTCAAGACGCTGGAGGAGGCGGGCTTCGATCCCGATGGCGGCCAGTTCGCCTTTTACGTCGGCCGTCAGCCGACCGCGGCCGACCGCGCCGCCGATTCGTTGCTGACGCTTACGCTTCCCGGCGACGGCACCAATATCTCCGGCTACAAGCGCGGCATCGTCGAGGGACTGCTCACCGCAGTGGTGATCATCCCCGTCGCCGGCTGGTACGTGTGGCGCCGCCGGCGCAAGGCCGCGGGGGGCGATCCGTTGCTGCCGGGCGCGAAGGACGGCTGATGGCGGGCGATGGCGGGCGGTGCGGCGGATGGACATGAGCGCGAGTCGGCACGCCGGGCAGCGCGGGCGGCCGCACGCCGGCGGGCCGGCCGGCGCCATGCTCGGTCTGCTCTGCCTGGCGCTGTTGGGTTGTGGCAGGAAGGCAACACCGTCGACGGCGCCGATCGTGGCCTCGGGCCCTGGCGCCCCGGTCGTGGGCAAGGCGGCGCCGGATTTCGTACTGCGCGCAACCGACGGCCGGCGCATCAGCCTGGCGGACCAGCGGGGCAGTGTGGTGTTGGTCAACTTCTGGGCGACGTGGTGCGGACCATGTAAGCGCGAGCTGCCCGCGATCAACGCGGTGCAGCGCAAGCTCGGTCCGCGCGGCTTCACGGCATTGGGCGTCGATTACGCCGACCAGGACGACGCGGTGGAGCGCTTCGCGGCGGCCCAGAAGCTGGACTTTCCCCTGCTCGAAGACAGCATCGGCGGCACCGCGAGCGTCTACCGCCTGCTTGGCGTGCCCACGAGCTACCTGCTCGACTCTGGCGGTGTTCTGCGCGCGATTCATGCCGGGCCCTACACGGAGCGAGAGCTGACGAGGGCGGTCAGCGCCATTTTGAGCGCCGAGGGACACTAAAGCATGGATTCAAAACTGGCTCGGGTTCCCGCTTGCCGGTGTGCGATCGCACGTGAACGCCGGTATTGAATCCATCTGTAAGGGCAGGCGGAGGGGCGGATGTTCGGCGGAGAGCGATGGCTTTTCGTACTCTCGGCGGCGTTGGCGCTGGTGGCCAGCGCCGCCTGCGCGGGCGGGGCGAAGCTGAGCGGCACGCCGCTGCACGAGTCCGCGGCGCCGGACTTCGCCCTGCACACGCCGGACGGGCGGAGTTTTCACCTGAGTGACTTGCGCGGCAAGACCGTCGTGCTCACCTTCCTGTACACCCACTGTCCGGACGTCTGTCCGGCCATCGCCGGCCGGCTGGCGCTGGCGAATCAGCAACTCGGCAAGCGCGCCGCTAAGGTTGCCTTTGTCTCGGTCAGCGTCGATCCGGAGGGGGACACGCCGGCGAGCGTCGACGCCTTCACACAGGAGCACGGCCTCGCCGCGCTGGGCGACCGCTGGCGCTACGCAATCGGCTCGCGCCTCGATCTTGCGCCGGTTTGGCAAGCGTATGGGATCGGCGCCAGCCCGCAGCCCGCCGCCCTCGCCACCTTGCGCCCCGACCCCAATGGCCCGCCGATTATCGACCATAACGCGGTGCTGTACCTGATCGACGCGCAGGGGCGGGAGCGCACGGTGTTGGACCAGGACGTGACGGTAGCAACGCTGGTAGGCGATCTCCGCCAGCTCACCGAATAACGTTGGCGACACGACGAGGACGGTCATCGGCCCCGGCGTTATTCTGAAGCAGCGGTCGCCTTCTCGCCCTCGGCGGCGGGTTGCAGCGCCTCTGGCGCCGCGACGGCGGCCTCCGCGGGTGCGGCTGCCTTCGCGGCGGGAGCGGGCTTTGCCGGCGGCTCGGGCGGCGCAGGCCAGCGTGCCTCTGTCTCGGGATAGAGAAACACGGGCGCCGCGCCCACGGGCACTTCGCGTTCGACCCAGCGCTCCAGCAGATCGGCGATTTCGTGCGCGATTGCGGCCATACGCGGCTCGTCCTCGTCCGTTGAGGTGACCAGGACGGTGGCGATCGTCTGCTCCAGCTTGTGCAGCCAGGCGGCGCTTACGGGTACGCGCAGCACATCGCGGTCGCCGTCTGCGGCGATCGTGGCGCTGCTCAGGCGAACGGTAATGCCGTAATCGCGGCGTGTCTCGGCCGTCGCCGCCTGGATCTCGCCATTCAATTCGTCGCGCAGCTTGTACCAATGCTGCTGCACCCGCAGGTCGATCCAGCTCGTGCTGCCGTGCGCCTCAGCCATCCGTGTTCCTCTCGCGTTGCGCCGTGGCCCCATCCTTCCGAGTACACCGTATCCACGGTTGAGTGTCAACGCGCCCGCCCACCGGCCAGGGGCGGTGCGCCCCGCGCCCGCGGCCGCGGTTCACGGGCGGGGCTCGGACGCTTCGTCGCGCCCTTGACACTACGATTGGGCCATTCCTAGACTGTCGCTGACCGGTCCCGCCTGGGCGCCAGCGGTTGCGGCTCGCCCTCGCGGCGGCCGCGGCGGGCCGCCGCGGGCAGGGTTCCGCGTGCACCGGCCGGCCCCGCGCTCAACCACCCCTGAGCGCCGGCACGACCACCTGCGACGAAGTCCACCGGTGCACGGGCGACCGGGTTGCACCCCCGCACGGCAGCGGACTGTCGCGGGTTTGGGGGCGGGAGTGGCAATGGCATCGCGGACTCGCCTGCTGCGGCGCTACCTCGCCAGCGCTTCGTTGCTGCTCACGGTGATCGCCACGACCGCCTGCTGGGGCACAAATCCCCAGGATACGCTGGCGCCGCGCGGGCCGGTGGCGCGCGACCAGAAGGCGCTCTTCTACCCGGCGTTCTGGATCGCCGTCGTCGTCTTCTTCGTCGTCGAGGGCCTGCTGGTCTACGCGGTGATCCGCTTCCGCCACCGCCGCGGCGATCCCGATGATCGTCTGGTCAAGCAGGTCCACGGCAACACGCGCATCGAAATCGCCTGGACGATTGCGCCGACCCTGCTGCTCGCCCTGCTCGCAATCCCCACGGTCGCCACGGTCTACAACCTGGAGCCGAAGCGGACGGCCGACTCGATCCAGGTGAACGTCGTCGGCCACCAGTGGTGGTGGGAGTTCCAGTACACCGACTACCCCGACCCCAACACGCCGTCGAAGTTTGTCACCACCGCCAACGAGTTGCACGTGCCGGTCGGCCGCCGCGTCAACATCACGCTGAAGTCGGTGGACGTGATCCACGCCTTCTTCGTACCCTCGCTCGCCGGCCAGCTCGACGCGGTGCCGGGCCACAACAACCAGATGTGGCTGCAGGCCGACCACGCGGGTGAGTACCTCGGTCAGTGCACGCAGTTCTGCGGCTCGTCGCACGCGTTCATGCGTTTCAGGGTGATCGCCGACGATGACTTCAACGGCTGGCTGACGAGCCAGCAGGCGCCGCCGGTGGCGCCCACGGCCGCGACGCAGGCCGGAGCCAGGCTCTTCGCGACGCAGACGTTCAGCAATCCCGGACACAAAGCCGGCGCCTGCTACGGTTGCCACGCGATCAACACCGTGAGCCAGGGCAACGTAGGACCGAACCTGACCCACTTCGCCAGCCGCGGCACTTTCGCCGGAGCGAGTCTGGATCGCACCCCGGAGAACATCGCCAGGTGGCTCCGCGATCCGCAGTCTGTTAAGCCGGACGCGATCATGCCCAACCTTGGCCTCAGCGACCAGGAGATTGCCGACCTCGTCGCGTATCTTGAAAGCCTGAAGTAACGCCTGACCACGCCGGCCGCCCAGTACGGCCTGGCGCTATCTCCCGGCGAGCGCAGCGCGAAGGAGCGCAGCATGGCCACCATCGCCCGACCAATGCCCGGCCTCGCGCCGCGGCCGAGCATCGGCAGCAGGATCTGGGGAGTCATGACCACGGTCGATCACAAGGTGATCGGCCTGTTGTACCTGACCACCTCGATGTTCTTCTTCCTGGTCGGCGGCGTGGAGGCGCTGGCGATCCGCTCGCAGCTCGCCAAGCCCAATCAGCATCTCTACAGCGCGGAAACCTATAACGCCCTGTTCACCATGCACGGCACGACGATGATCTTCCTCGTCGTGATGCCGATGGGCGTCGCCTTTTTCAACTTCATTGTGCCGCTGCAGATCGGCGCCCGCGACGTGGCCTTCCCGCGCCTGAACGCGC
This window encodes:
- a CDS encoding MBL fold metallo-hydrolase; this encodes MQIIEGVYQLVTPFPKVSYAEAKEYRSDLGRKPRWIKSLPYVLPYLVRSGSDTALIDNGWNTDAAYDALCDGMAEHGARPRDLRQLIVTHVHPDHFGLTGRLADESGGRVLMHEKEAEVIQSRYLQPQPLINQMEGWMERHGVPRLTAPDMARGSMGMLDKVSARQPDVSLVGGERLKVGDFELEVIWTPGHAPGHICLYEPNRKLLMSGDHVLPTITPNVSRHAQTSGNPLSDYIKSLDTVAALDVEILLPAHEFDTRDLKGRIAEIRHHHDERLAEMERCVGDGATAWEVASRVRWTTGMLADFEPFMQRSAVGETLAHLEYLQELGRLEMHDSGEEGGVITWTRT
- a CDS encoding copper resistance protein CopC; translation: MNRLRIVCACSAALIALTASAGLAAAIFDHAAPGPEQVLQAGPAEVDIYTKRPTSPQPDGTQLIVQDGDGRRVDRGDAAVDPADHSHFRASLQPNLAPGRYVVTFKTLEEAGFDPDGGQFAFYVGRQPTAADRAADSLLTLTLPGDGTNISGYKRGIVEGLLTAVVIIPVAGWYVWRRRRKAAGGDPLLPGAKDG
- a CDS encoding TlpA disulfide reductase family protein — protein: MSASRHAGQRGRPHAGGPAGAMLGLLCLALLGCGRKATPSTAPIVASGPGAPVVGKAAPDFVLRATDGRRISLADQRGSVVLVNFWATWCGPCKRELPAINAVQRKLGPRGFTALGVDYADQDDAVERFAAAQKLDFPLLEDSIGGTASVYRLLGVPTSYLLDSGGVLRAIHAGPYTERELTRAVSAILSAEGH
- a CDS encoding SCO family protein — protein: MFGGERWLFVLSAALALVASAACAGGAKLSGTPLHESAAPDFALHTPDGRSFHLSDLRGKTVVLTFLYTHCPDVCPAIAGRLALANQQLGKRAAKVAFVSVSVDPEGDTPASVDAFTQEHGLAALGDRWRYAIGSRLDLAPVWQAYGIGASPQPAALATLRPDPNGPPIIDHNAVLYLIDAQGRERTVLDQDVTVATLVGDLRQLTE
- the coxB gene encoding cytochrome c oxidase subunit II, which encodes MASRTRLLRRYLASASLLLTVIATTACWGTNPQDTLAPRGPVARDQKALFYPAFWIAVVVFFVVEGLLVYAVIRFRHRRGDPDDRLVKQVHGNTRIEIAWTIAPTLLLALLAIPTVATVYNLEPKRTADSIQVNVVGHQWWWEFQYTDYPDPNTPSKFVTTANELHVPVGRRVNITLKSVDVIHAFFVPSLAGQLDAVPGHNNQMWLQADHAGEYLGQCTQFCGSSHAFMRFRVIADDDFNGWLTSQQAPPVAPTAATQAGARLFATQTFSNPGHKAGACYGCHAINTVSQGNVGPNLTHFASRGTFAGASLDRTPENIARWLRDPQSVKPDAIMPNLGLSDQEIADLVAYLESLK